A genomic window from Luteolibacter sp. LG18 includes:
- a CDS encoding trypsin-like peptidase domain-containing protein gives MKKSRPTAFPSSRAGLVAAALLFSLPTAQAARDLATLEGVERKLQAIPPRTRASVVALLHSMKVGTNSGMASGSGTIVSEDGLILTAAHVVDGADTVDVVFPDGKKVTAKILGCDFDHDLALAKITEPGRYPFVELGESETLKVGDDVAALGHSGGFDPNRPAPVRYGRIFKVDPGKLLRSDCILVGGDSGGPLFDLDGKLIGVHTSVSDDPSVNNDVPVDVAKAGWERLLKGERWGVNRESATDLTDDELAGLDMRAFRRTLTEEAVNAGGKPVTDPEKLRKWMLEAGMNKDRVEAMSADEMKTFAFRSLMIHGQDSELPDIPKEELAGLDLAKFRDQVMDGARKSGGQLQATPDTIAGWLRAAGMQEEKVKTMDPGDLIGFLGKVLGESAELKAETTPLEEAGEVNVPEGLDLEKLRAVLMEEAKRTQGKLEATPEAITGWLQKAGMDESKAKALPETSLPGLISKAMGGAAKVETQQVPHHGIDNPQDLEGVDTGKFKKLITDAAMKNQGKLALEPATISTWLRECGMPEEKATSLSPGRLSAAVKAIMGKSVSYGTAPVLTPDQKIIAGLDLEVLKAIRPGASKIAPSVVTFTDGTKTLAMGTIVKADGFILTKHSEIARAGEGKLKVRLADGRIFPATEVSTFSDHDLALVKIDATSLPAVEISSSDPTPVPGSFLFSPGSGVNAPLLGSGVMSVVDRSLKESGAFLGILMKETPEGVEIEKTVADSPATKAGLQGKDRLVSFNGTAFKTPAEVSAFVRTLKPQDKMQIAYQRDGEEHAAEVVLAERPRPTKEENPAKAMTSIGTKTSEVSEGFPLIFQDDLQLTPQDCGSAVMDLHGNFVGINIARAGRVDSYAIPARTIGELLATVDFGQLKNTTAAGGK, from the coding sequence ATGAAAAAGTCCCGTCCCACCGCGTTCCCGTCGAGCCGTGCCGGCCTCGTCGCCGCCGCCCTTCTCTTCAGCTTGCCCACGGCGCAAGCCGCCCGCGACCTGGCCACGCTTGAGGGCGTGGAAAGGAAACTCCAGGCCATTCCCCCCCGCACCCGCGCCAGCGTGGTCGCGCTCCTGCATTCGATGAAAGTCGGGACGAACAGCGGAATGGCCAGCGGCTCGGGGACGATCGTTTCCGAGGACGGGCTGATCCTCACCGCGGCCCATGTGGTGGACGGAGCTGATACGGTGGACGTCGTATTTCCAGATGGCAAAAAGGTCACGGCGAAGATCCTCGGTTGCGACTTCGATCACGATCTCGCCCTGGCGAAAATCACCGAACCCGGCCGCTATCCCTTCGTGGAACTGGGCGAATCCGAGACGCTCAAGGTCGGGGATGACGTGGCCGCCCTCGGTCACTCCGGCGGCTTCGATCCGAATCGCCCCGCGCCGGTACGCTACGGCCGAATTTTCAAAGTCGATCCGGGCAAGCTCCTCCGCTCCGACTGCATTCTTGTCGGCGGAGACTCCGGCGGCCCCTTGTTCGACCTCGATGGCAAGCTCATCGGCGTGCATACCTCGGTCAGTGATGATCCGTCCGTGAACAACGATGTTCCCGTGGACGTCGCCAAAGCCGGCTGGGAGCGCCTGCTCAAGGGCGAGCGCTGGGGAGTGAACCGGGAAAGCGCCACCGATCTCACCGACGATGAGCTCGCCGGTCTGGATATGCGGGCCTTCCGCCGCACCCTGACGGAAGAAGCCGTGAATGCGGGTGGAAAACCCGTCACCGATCCCGAAAAACTCCGGAAGTGGATGCTCGAAGCGGGCATGAACAAGGACCGGGTGGAGGCCATGTCGGCCGATGAGATGAAGACGTTCGCGTTCCGCAGCCTGATGATCCATGGTCAGGACAGCGAACTCCCCGATATCCCGAAAGAAGAACTCGCAGGCCTGGATCTCGCGAAGTTCCGCGATCAGGTGATGGATGGCGCCAGAAAGTCGGGCGGCCAGTTGCAAGCCACCCCAGACACGATCGCGGGCTGGCTGCGCGCGGCAGGAATGCAGGAGGAGAAGGTCAAGACCATGGACCCCGGAGATCTGATCGGTTTCCTTGGCAAGGTTCTCGGTGAATCCGCCGAACTGAAGGCCGAGACCACGCCGCTGGAGGAAGCCGGTGAGGTGAATGTGCCCGAGGGCCTGGATCTGGAAAAACTCCGCGCCGTCCTGATGGAGGAGGCGAAGCGGACCCAAGGCAAACTTGAGGCCACCCCCGAGGCCATCACCGGCTGGCTGCAGAAGGCTGGCATGGACGAATCGAAGGCCAAGGCTCTCCCGGAGACCTCCCTCCCCGGTTTGATCAGCAAGGCGATGGGTGGCGCTGCCAAAGTCGAAACGCAGCAGGTTCCTCACCACGGGATCGACAACCCTCAGGACCTCGAAGGCGTGGACACCGGAAAATTCAAAAAGCTCATCACGGATGCAGCCATGAAGAACCAAGGCAAGCTCGCCTTGGAGCCCGCCACGATCAGCACCTGGCTCCGCGAATGCGGCATGCCGGAGGAGAAAGCCACCTCTCTCAGCCCCGGTCGCTTGTCCGCCGCGGTGAAGGCGATAATGGGAAAGAGCGTTTCCTATGGAACGGCTCCGGTGCTCACTCCAGACCAGAAGATCATCGCCGGGCTCGACCTGGAAGTTCTCAAGGCCATCCGGCCCGGCGCATCGAAGATCGCCCCCAGCGTGGTCACCTTCACCGATGGCACCAAAACGCTGGCGATGGGCACGATCGTGAAGGCCGATGGATTCATCCTCACCAAGCACTCCGAGATCGCCCGTGCCGGCGAAGGAAAGCTCAAGGTGCGACTCGCCGATGGCCGCATTTTCCCCGCCACCGAAGTCAGCACCTTCTCCGACCATGATCTGGCGCTGGTGAAGATCGATGCCACCTCGCTGCCCGCCGTGGAAATTTCCTCAAGCGACCCGACTCCCGTTCCTGGCAGTTTCCTGTTCAGCCCGGGCTCCGGAGTGAATGCTCCTCTTCTCGGCAGCGGTGTCATGAGCGTGGTGGACCGTTCACTGAAGGAATCCGGCGCCTTCCTCGGCATCCTGATGAAGGAAACCCCGGAAGGCGTGGAAATCGAAAAGACCGTCGCCGACAGCCCGGCTACCAAGGCCGGCCTGCAAGGGAAGGACCGCCTGGTCAGTTTCAACGGCACCGCATTTAAGACGCCCGCCGAGGTGTCCGCCTTCGTCCGAACCCTCAAGCCGCAGGACAAAATGCAGATCGCTTACCAGCGCGATGGCGAGGAACACGCCGCCGAAGTGGTACTGGCCGAACGTCCGCGCCCCACGAAGGAGGAGAACCCCGCCAAAGCCATGACCTCGATCGGCACCAAAACCAGCGAGGTCAGCGAGGGTTTCCCGCTCATCTTCCAGGACGACCTGCAGCTCACGCCCCAGGATTGCGGCAGCGCGGTCATGGATCTCCATGGCAATTTCGTAGGCATCAACATCGCCCGTGCGGGCCGTGTGGACTCCTACGCCATTCCCGCGAGGACCATCGGCGAACTGCTCGCCACCGTGGATTTCGGGCAGTTGAAGAATACTACTGCCGCCGGGGGCAAGTAA